From a single Gimesia fumaroli genomic region:
- a CDS encoding BBP7 family outer membrane beta-barrel protein, giving the protein MVNPAYRLLLGMLVLLSGMGFRSAQAQYGPAAGGPVSPGAVFSEAAYRPGNHAPMTYEQGPVEYQTVDQYQSDYYGPADQSEMITRVLPVDRGWAYDHPMDGQFKNVVQSSWMRLEYLLWKAPPGNQLIGTETTSGNDPREPYTFTDVDGNVFSTKEADLNSIGANGSNGIRGTVGVDFKSGTLETIFFGMKTDVSSVSYGPTDLLGPSFGQTDMISIQTFLDGQLAASTGQNFNQMFSATYQSQAWGVESNYVINTESLFFRTYYGVGGLQIRPLVGFRYLKIGEEMNVRGSFEDLTLTVPVPLFESTINSSTNNKLYVPQAGIRMEFVHPWFTISAQPKIGFGVNNYEGSVLTNQFLGAADPTHVTHISKRRFSPTFEFGLNARFHLSEYFTFNVGYNFLWASHIARPDSIIYYNTSTTNSVSGVSLQAQNSLDSFKLHGLVIGGEISWP; this is encoded by the coding sequence ATGGTAAACCCGGCCTACCGATTATTGCTTGGAATGCTTGTTCTCCTGTCAGGGATGGGGTTCCGTTCTGCGCAGGCTCAGTATGGACCTGCTGCTGGTGGACCAGTCTCCCCAGGGGCTGTTTTTTCAGAAGCCGCGTATCGCCCCGGCAATCATGCTCCCATGACTTACGAGCAGGGACCGGTAGAGTATCAGACCGTCGATCAATATCAGTCCGACTATTATGGGCCGGCAGATCAGTCTGAAATGATCACTCGTGTTTTGCCCGTCGATCGAGGTTGGGCCTATGATCATCCGATGGATGGTCAGTTTAAAAATGTGGTTCAAAGCAGTTGGATGCGATTGGAGTATCTACTTTGGAAAGCACCTCCTGGAAATCAGTTAATTGGTACAGAGACGACTTCGGGGAATGATCCGCGCGAGCCTTATACATTTACTGATGTTGACGGAAATGTGTTTTCGACGAAAGAGGCCGATCTGAATTCGATCGGTGCGAATGGTTCCAATGGAATTCGAGGGACTGTGGGAGTCGATTTCAAGAGTGGTACTTTAGAAACTATTTTCTTTGGAATGAAAACAGATGTTAGTTCTGTCTCATACGGGCCCACAGATTTATTAGGGCCCTCATTCGGGCAGACAGATATGATTTCCATACAGACATTTCTGGATGGTCAACTGGCTGCTTCAACTGGTCAAAATTTTAATCAAATGTTTTCTGCTACCTATCAGTCGCAGGCATGGGGAGTGGAGAGTAACTATGTGATTAACACAGAAAGTCTCTTCTTCCGAACATATTATGGAGTAGGTGGTTTACAGATTCGACCTTTGGTTGGTTTTCGGTATCTGAAAATTGGCGAAGAGATGAATGTTCGTGGATCATTTGAAGATCTGACTTTGACAGTCCCTGTTCCTCTGTTTGAATCGACAATCAATTCTTCGACGAATAACAAGCTCTATGTTCCCCAGGCGGGGATACGCATGGAATTTGTGCATCCCTGGTTTACAATTTCAGCACAGCCAAAGATCGGATTCGGTGTGAATAACTACGAGGGAAGTGTCTTGACGAATCAATTCCTGGGGGCAGCAGACCCGACTCATGTAACTCATATTTCAAAGAGACGATTTTCTCCCACATTCGAATTCGGGCTGAATGCTCGATTTCATCTGAGTGAATACTTCACATTTAATGTAGGGTATAATTTCTTGTGGGCGAGTCATATTGCCCGACCAGACTCGATTATTTATTACAATACATCGACAACAAATTCTGTCTCTGGCGTTTCGTTGCAGGCTCAGAACAGTCTAGATAGTTTTAAGCTGCACGGTCTGGTAATCGGCGGTGAAATCAGCTGGCCATAG
- a CDS encoding TMEM43 family protein yields the protein MNQKTESNQENSFGKRFKTALKNLGVGIVFLIAGLFLLWHNETTILERELKLEQAQSVISETQQKSSEDETNVRVDTQNLESTTALNWGFRIAGWVILFLGLATLFKPLVVLVEKIPLLSNFVGRGITVFALLSSLSLTLILMSAVWMVSRPVFGAVLLLSGMIPLFLLYRSGKRARLKQALRRA from the coding sequence ATGAACCAGAAAACTGAGTCAAATCAAGAGAACTCCTTCGGTAAACGATTCAAAACTGCCTTGAAGAATCTTGGCGTGGGGATTGTATTTTTGATCGCGGGGCTCTTTTTGCTCTGGCATAATGAAACAACTATTCTGGAACGTGAACTCAAACTGGAACAGGCGCAATCTGTGATCTCGGAGACACAGCAGAAATCATCCGAAGACGAAACGAATGTCCGTGTAGATACTCAGAACCTGGAGTCGACCACCGCTCTCAACTGGGGATTCAGGATTGCGGGGTGGGTCATTTTGTTTCTGGGGCTAGCCACTCTCTTTAAACCACTGGTTGTACTTGTTGAGAAAATTCCACTACTGAGTAACTTTGTCGGGCGGGGGATTACTGTATTTGCTCTACTAAGTTCCTTAAGTCTCACCCTGATATTGATGTCGGCAGTCTGGATGGTGTCTAGGCCCGTGTTCGGGGCCGTCTTACTTTTATCAGGAATGATTCCGCTTTTCCTACTCTATCGTTCTGGCAAGCGAGCCAGATTGAAGCAGGCACTACGACGAGCATGA
- a CDS encoding DUF1501 domain-containing protein, with translation MNPNPESLNLARRRFLMNSSCSVASFALAAMMEKEGLLAAESNLSNPLAPKDSHFPGTAKNCIFIFLAGGPSQIDLYDPKPKLQELNGQPLPKELTEKVRFAFINKETATLSGSSRKFKKHGECGTEFSDVLPHIGSCADDIALIRSMYTEQFNHHPAQLMMNTGVGRFGRPSIGSWLNYGLGSQANKLPGYVVLTAGRGASGGASLWSSGSLPSTYAGVLFRNKGEPVLNLNNPPGINSEIQKSGLDAIKKLNQQQLAQTGDDEIASRIASYELAFQMQSSAPELIDLSSETQETQETYGLNRKGDTKNGKRGGGSDTEAAFARNCLLARRLVERGVRFINLYHASWDHHSGLDAGISRNAGIVDQPVAALLKDLKQRGLLDSTLVVMAGEFGRTPLGENRTGSKAVTGRDHHPGAFSLWMAGGGVKGGQVIGKTTELGWSVEEDPVHINDFHATLLHLFGLNHLKLAQKFGGLDIRLTNVGGKVVEKLIA, from the coding sequence TCTTTAAATCTGGCACGACGGCGTTTTCTAATGAACTCTTCGTGTAGTGTTGCCAGTTTTGCACTGGCGGCTATGATGGAAAAAGAAGGCCTGCTGGCTGCGGAATCCAATCTGTCCAATCCACTGGCTCCCAAAGACTCTCATTTCCCGGGGACCGCCAAAAACTGTATTTTCATTTTTCTGGCAGGTGGCCCCAGCCAAATTGACTTGTATGACCCCAAACCCAAACTACAGGAACTCAACGGCCAACCGCTGCCGAAAGAACTTACTGAAAAAGTTCGTTTTGCTTTCATCAACAAAGAAACCGCAACCTTAAGCGGCTCTTCTCGTAAATTCAAAAAACATGGCGAATGCGGAACAGAGTTCTCCGATGTGCTACCACATATCGGCTCCTGTGCGGACGATATCGCACTGATTCGTTCCATGTACACGGAACAGTTTAACCACCATCCCGCACAGTTGATGATGAATACGGGCGTCGGACGTTTTGGCAGGCCCAGTATCGGCTCATGGCTAAATTATGGTCTGGGAAGCCAGGCCAACAAATTGCCTGGATATGTTGTCCTGACAGCTGGACGCGGCGCCAGTGGTGGTGCCTCACTCTGGTCAAGTGGTTCTTTACCTTCCACCTATGCAGGAGTTTTATTCCGAAATAAAGGAGAGCCGGTTCTCAATCTGAACAACCCTCCCGGGATCAATTCAGAAATTCAGAAATCGGGACTGGATGCGATCAAAAAACTGAATCAGCAACAGCTGGCGCAAACAGGTGATGACGAAATCGCCAGCCGGATCGCCAGCTATGAACTCGCCTTCCAAATGCAATCATCGGCTCCGGAACTGATTGATCTATCCAGTGAAACCCAGGAAACTCAGGAAACATATGGACTGAACCGAAAAGGCGACACCAAAAATGGAAAACGGGGAGGGGGCTCAGATACCGAAGCCGCATTCGCTCGTAACTGTCTTCTGGCGCGCAGACTCGTTGAACGAGGAGTACGGTTTATCAATCTGTATCACGCCTCATGGGACCATCACAGTGGACTGGATGCGGGAATTTCCAGAAATGCCGGCATCGTCGATCAGCCGGTCGCTGCACTGCTCAAAGATCTGAAGCAACGCGGTCTGCTCGATTCCACACTGGTCGTAATGGCGGGTGAATTTGGACGCACGCCTCTTGGAGAAAACCGAACAGGATCAAAAGCCGTTACCGGACGCGATCATCACCCGGGTGCCTTCAGTCTCTGGATGGCGGGGGGCGGTGTTAAAGGCGGACAAGTGATTGGGAAAACCACCGAACTGGGCTGGTCGGTTGAAGAAGACCCGGTGCACATTAATGATTTCCATGCCACCCTATTACACTTGTTTGGCTTGAATCATCTCAAACTGGCACAAAAATTTGGTGGTCTGGACATCCGCCTGACCAACGTCGGCGGAAAAGTCGTCGAAAAACTAATTGCCTGA